One window of Desulfobaculum bizertense DSM 18034 genomic DNA carries:
- a CDS encoding type II secretion system F family protein: MAQYTYKALTESGSTHSGSIEASSLSEAKTRIAAEGFIPLDVKKASSSSIQFNGLNRLFHRVKPTELILFTKQFRTMISAGLSVLSLLDVLEQQTENPRLKKAVIDIHSDIKSGSSLHAAFAKHGDIFDHLYCSMLHAGEISGQLPSVLERLSSILQHESEVKKQITSAMTYPCIVLTALFGAFLFLLTFVIPKFMGIFESANIALPLPTRICIIMYTALSQYWILILLALAGAGVGLTMFLRQERGQLWKDRLILRIPIVSPVILKAAMSRFASIFALLQASGVSVINSVDILAETIGNAAISRVFKSLKSELREGRGISGPLKNSPYFTPLVINMIAIGEETGNLDEMLKEVAAHYDYEVDYSVKRMADLIGPLLILVLAGVVGFFALAIFLPMWDLTNIAG; this comes from the coding sequence ATGGCGCAGTACACATATAAGGCACTCACAGAGAGCGGAAGCACTCACAGCGGCAGCATTGAAGCCAGCTCACTTTCTGAAGCAAAAACCCGGATTGCAGCAGAAGGCTTTATTCCTCTGGACGTCAAAAAGGCGTCCTCCAGCTCAATCCAGTTCAATGGACTGAACAGGCTTTTTCATCGAGTCAAACCCACAGAGCTTATCCTGTTTACCAAGCAGTTCAGAACCATGATAAGCGCGGGCCTCTCCGTACTGTCTCTTTTGGACGTTCTGGAGCAGCAGACCGAAAATCCGCGTCTCAAAAAAGCCGTCATTGATATTCATTCCGACATCAAAAGTGGCTCAAGTCTGCACGCGGCCTTTGCCAAACACGGTGATATTTTTGACCACCTCTATTGCAGCATGCTGCATGCGGGCGAGATCAGCGGCCAGCTCCCTTCTGTTCTGGAGCGGCTCAGTTCCATCCTCCAGCACGAAAGTGAGGTCAAAAAGCAGATAACCTCTGCCATGACGTATCCCTGCATTGTTCTGACGGCACTTTTCGGGGCATTTCTCTTTTTGCTGACCTTTGTCATTCCGAAATTCATGGGCATCTTTGAGAGTGCAAATATTGCGCTCCCCCTGCCAACCCGAATCTGCATTATCATGTACACGGCGCTCTCTCAGTACTGGATCCTGATTCTCCTCGCACTGGCAGGAGCAGGCGTTGGACTCACCATGTTCCTGCGGCAGGAGCGTGGACAGCTCTGGAAAGATCGCCTCATTCTGCGCATTCCCATTGTCAGCCCTGTTATTCTCAAGGCGGCCATGTCCCGCTTTGCCTCAATTTTTGCGCTGTTGCAGGCCAGTGGCGTTTCCGTCATCAACTCCGTGGACATTCTGGCCGAGACTATCGGCAATGCCGCCATTAGCCGCGTGTTTAAAAGCCTCAAGTCAGAACTTCGCGAAGGCCGGGGCATTTCTGGACCACTGAAAAATTCTCCATACTTTACGCCTCTTGTCATCAACATGATTGCCATCGGTGAAGAGACTGGTAACCTTGACGAAATGCTCAAGGAAGTTGCGGCCCACTATGACTATGAGGTGGATTATTCCGTAAAGCGTATGGCCGACCTGATTGGACCTCTGCTCATTCTGGTTCTTGCAGGTGTCGTTGGCTTCTTTGCTCTCGCCATTTTCCTGCCCATGTGGGACCTCACAAACATCGCGGGGTAG
- a CDS encoding GspE/PulE family protein — protein MSSRKRLRLGEMLIQAGLLQQDQLPQILKAQSQSSLRLGQFLVQKGYIEERQIVALISRQLNIPVYSPEKYPFDMDAAELLSPELAQKHNVVPIRRMGRVLTLAMTDPTDINALDAVEIASNMEVDPLICTEQELTELGLATYGSKLGMLSGVLEGIQDDEPEEHASGEDEDDDIAVDSLESMATDAPVVKLLNSILSQAMQEGASDVHISPERDYIQLRFRVDGKLREIPAPSKKFFLSLVSRIKILSHMDIAVSRIPQDGRFSFQYENQEVHVRASSLPTIHGENITLRLLARNNSLLGLEDLGMSGDDKQKLITALERPYGMILTTGPTGSGKSTSLYAALTKLNTPDTNIITLEDPVEYRVPKIRQVQLNTRAGMTFANGLRSILRQDPDVILVGEIRDRETAGIAVQAAMTGHRLLSTLHTNDAAGAVSRLLDMGIEPFLVASTLLVSIAQRLVRRICPHCREEYTPPRQALRALNLPENHKYYRGTGCRLCRNSGYSGRVAIFEILEITEEIQTLIMDRASSKKITQAALRSGNFHTLQQDAARKVLEGVTTIEEAASNVLI, from the coding sequence ATGAGTTCCAGAAAACGGCTCCGACTCGGAGAAATGCTTATTCAGGCAGGCCTGCTGCAACAGGACCAGCTTCCACAAATACTCAAGGCCCAGTCACAGTCTTCGCTTCGCCTTGGGCAGTTCCTTGTCCAGAAGGGCTACATCGAAGAACGACAAATTGTCGCGCTCATCAGCCGCCAGCTCAATATCCCTGTCTACAGCCCAGAAAAGTACCCTTTTGACATGGACGCAGCAGAGCTGCTCTCCCCAGAGCTTGCCCAAAAGCACAACGTCGTCCCTATCCGCCGCATGGGGCGCGTGCTAACGCTTGCCATGACAGACCCCACAGACATCAACGCTCTTGATGCCGTGGAAATCGCCAGCAACATGGAAGTTGATCCGCTTATTTGCACGGAGCAGGAACTGACTGAACTTGGACTTGCCACCTACGGAAGCAAGCTGGGCATGCTGTCTGGTGTGCTGGAAGGCATTCAGGACGATGAACCAGAGGAACATGCATCTGGCGAGGATGAAGACGACGATATCGCTGTCGACTCCCTCGAAAGCATGGCCACAGACGCCCCTGTGGTCAAACTGCTCAATTCCATCCTGTCGCAGGCTATGCAGGAAGGTGCAAGTGACGTCCATATCAGCCCGGAGCGCGACTATATCCAGCTCCGTTTTCGCGTAGACGGCAAGCTTCGAGAAATCCCGGCCCCCTCAAAAAAGTTTTTCCTCTCACTGGTCTCGCGCATCAAAATTCTGTCTCACATGGACATTGCTGTCTCCCGTATCCCACAGGACGGCCGCTTTTCCTTCCAGTATGAAAATCAGGAAGTCCATGTCCGTGCATCCAGTCTGCCGACTATCCACGGCGAAAACATCACGCTGCGCCTTTTGGCCCGCAACAATTCCCTGCTGGGACTGGAAGACCTTGGCATGTCCGGGGATGACAAACAAAAACTCATCACCGCGCTTGAGCGTCCGTATGGCATGATTCTCACTACAGGACCGACAGGAAGTGGCAAAAGTACTAGCCTCTATGCTGCACTCACCAAGCTCAACACCCCAGATACCAACATCATCACACTTGAGGACCCGGTGGAATACCGCGTCCCAAAAATTCGACAGGTCCAGCTCAATACCCGGGCAGGAATGACCTTTGCGAACGGTCTGCGTTCCATCCTGCGTCAGGACCCAGATGTCATTCTGGTTGGTGAAATCCGTGACCGGGAAACCGCAGGCATCGCTGTTCAGGCCGCCATGACAGGACACAGACTGCTTTCCACTCTGCATACCAATGATGCAGCTGGAGCGGTGTCCCGTCTTTTGGATATGGGCATTGAGCCATTTCTGGTGGCTTCAACCCTGCTCGTATCCATTGCACAGCGACTGGTGCGCCGCATCTGCCCGCATTGCCGTGAGGAATACACCCCGCCCCGTCAGGCGCTTCGCGCCCTGAATCTGCCAGAAAATCACAAATACTACCGTGGAACCGGATGCAGGCTCTGCCGAAACTCTGGCTATTCCGGGCGAGTTGCCATTTTTGAGATTCTCGAAATTACAGAAGAAATACAGACTCTCATCATGGACCGGGCGTCATCCAAAAAAATCACTCAGGCGGCATTGCGCTCCGGGAACTTCCACACCCTGCAACAGGATGCGGCCCGAAAAGTGCTGGAAGGGGTCACGACAATTGAAGAAGCCGCAAGCAATGTTCTCATTTAG
- a CDS encoding ExeA family protein, translating to MEYYGLLGFGCEPFSNSPDPNFFYGAEGHLSCLHRLEIALRLRRGLNIVLGEVGLGKTTVCRQLLRSLHADAAVETHLLLDPSCQSQHELLCRLHELLCDQPPEAGASSWDIKEAIKHSLLTKAEDEILVALFIDEGQKLSAESLELLRELLNFETNTAKLLQIVIFAQPEFQDLLEQMKNVKDRINECIIISPLNLAETKKLVMHRMSCASIGGPTRAPRFSSGAFRELHRQSKGHPRQIITLCHKIMLGLIMQDRQSVSARLVKSCARSQGTSPHTLFKFCAGACAAALVVVSLFLPSVQKYTLPYAERMHAALAEHLTSKADTPPVTAPISTQAKESSDSALPMHPAENLLHDGLGTVQVPAGASLSKIMAGVYGRYTEDDLEKLLVANESLRSPSDLSPGQTVCFPPPQAYPSQKLPHRIWLEYARTGTLQSAYESLRTLGPEFRILVHSSRELGCCFSLVKRRAFLDIHNAENALHAPHGRTQRIAPLGLIDSGTRGMLFYGGLHFPATLHEQAEPNSDLTDASI from the coding sequence ATGGAGTACTACGGACTGCTCGGCTTCGGCTGCGAACCGTTTTCCAATTCGCCTGATCCCAATTTCTTTTACGGCGCCGAGGGGCATCTTTCCTGTCTGCACAGACTGGAGATTGCTCTTCGGCTTCGCCGAGGCCTCAATATTGTCCTCGGAGAAGTCGGCCTAGGCAAAACAACGGTCTGTCGCCAGCTCCTGCGCTCCCTGCATGCAGACGCTGCGGTGGAGACCCACCTGCTTCTCGACCCATCCTGTCAGTCACAGCACGAGTTACTTTGCCGCCTGCATGAGCTGCTGTGTGACCAGCCCCCCGAAGCTGGCGCTTCAAGCTGGGACATCAAGGAAGCCATCAAGCACAGTCTGCTGACCAAGGCAGAAGACGAGATACTGGTCGCCCTGTTTATTGACGAAGGGCAAAAGCTTTCTGCCGAGAGCCTTGAGCTTTTGCGCGAGCTGCTGAACTTTGAGACCAACACGGCCAAGCTTCTGCAAATCGTTATCTTTGCCCAGCCCGAATTTCAGGACCTGCTGGAGCAGATGAAAAACGTCAAAGACCGGATCAACGAATGCATCATCATCTCACCGCTGAACCTTGCCGAGACCAAAAAACTCGTCATGCACCGCATGAGCTGTGCGAGTATTGGCGGCCCAACCCGTGCCCCACGCTTTAGCTCTGGGGCCTTTCGGGAACTGCACCGGCAAAGCAAGGGACACCCGCGCCAGATCATCACCCTGTGCCACAAAATTATGCTTGGACTCATCATGCAGGACAGGCAAAGCGTGAGCGCGCGGCTCGTCAAAAGCTGTGCCCGCAGTCAGGGCACCTCACCGCACACGCTTTTTAAATTTTGTGCTGGAGCCTGTGCGGCAGCGCTTGTGGTCGTCAGCCTGTTTTTGCCCTCCGTACAGAAATACACACTGCCCTATGCCGAGCGCATGCACGCAGCGCTTGCGGAGCACTTGACGTCCAAAGCTGATACCCCGCCTGTCACAGCTCCTATATCCACGCAGGCAAAAGAGTCCAGCGACTCAGCCCTCCCCATGCACCCAGCAGAGAACCTGCTCCATGACGGACTGGGGACTGTTCAGGTTCCAGCCGGAGCGTCTCTCTCAAAAATCATGGCGGGAGTGTATGGCCGCTACACGGAAGACGATCTGGAAAAACTGCTTGTCGCCAACGAGAGCCTCAGAAGCCCCAGCGATCTCAGCCCCGGGCAAACCGTCTGCTTTCCACCGCCACAGGCATACCCTTCGCAGAAACTCCCCCACCGTATCTGGCTTGAGTACGCCCGGACAGGCACGCTTCAAAGCGCCTATGAAAGCCTGCGCACGCTTGGGCCAGAGTTCCGCATTCTGGTCCATAGCAGCCGGGAGCTGGGCTGCTGCTTTAGCCTTGTAAAACGCCGGGCTTTTCTCGACATCCACAATGCAGAAAACGCCCTGCATGCTCCCCACGGACGCACACAGCGCATCGCACCTCTTGGTCTCATTGATTCCGGTACCCGAGGGATGCTCTTTTATGGTGGTCTTCACTTTCCCGCGACACTTCACGAACAGGCAGAACCCAACTCTGACCTGACAGATGCTTCGATCTAA
- the pilQ gene encoding type IV pilus secretin PilQ: protein MPRSFTKFSLFLLMCGTVISLCLAGCAHDKTTANEQFLNKWKTIAQKAQGHSPAPVPRVHQRLEPKAVSLSLQEHHVLPTKTVSLRMHNANLVAVLQALGRIANQSILISPTVQGMVNVNIVSQPWDRIFLSILKSNGLSYEWEGKILRVMTVEDIEQGIKLTALKNRQPLATTIVRIRYADASSMKDDLEKVLTQTDDGKSRGTVEVDAHSNALIIQATPDDVRKLVKLAEYLDRPSKQVRLRAHIVETTSKVARDLGIQWGGGAKVANGDNSLFVLPGGTGGSKTSSPITTDGVVPNLNDGKTGNSGHGPAMDFVPSTFPSNGNGLSLGLLFGTIGGNILEAQLSALEEDNKLRILSSPSITTLDNQTAFTENGAEVPYISLDEAGNTNVEWKDAVLRLEITPHVIDDSTLKLKIRVKKDEVDLSNKVQGNPLIVKKQTETTLITRNNETVVISGLTKRTLSNKNSGVPYLKDVPGLGLLFSGDSKSNDLEEVLIFITPNILSQWIQGSHPKNVEELEKEYDEDMKRQEEEKNAAEDAEKPEISVSEKTS from the coding sequence ATGCCCAGAAGCTTCACTAAATTCTCCCTCTTCCTCCTGATGTGCGGCACTGTCATCAGCCTGTGTCTTGCAGGCTGCGCTCACGACAAAACAACGGCGAACGAGCAGTTTTTGAACAAATGGAAAACCATTGCTCAAAAGGCTCAGGGACACTCCCCTGCTCCTGTCCCCCGCGTTCATCAGCGACTGGAGCCAAAAGCCGTGTCTCTGTCGCTCCAGGAACACCACGTCCTGCCAACAAAGACCGTGTCCCTTCGCATGCACAACGCCAATCTTGTTGCCGTGTTGCAGGCTCTTGGGCGTATTGCCAACCAAAGCATTCTCATCAGTCCCACAGTACAGGGCATGGTCAACGTCAACATTGTTTCCCAGCCATGGGATCGCATCTTCCTGAGTATCCTCAAGAGCAATGGTCTGAGCTATGAATGGGAAGGCAAAATTTTACGCGTCATGACGGTTGAGGACATTGAACAGGGCATCAAGCTGACCGCGCTCAAAAACCGTCAGCCTCTGGCAACCACCATTGTCCGGATTCGCTATGCCGACGCCAGCAGCATGAAAGACGATCTTGAAAAAGTGCTGACGCAAACAGACGACGGCAAAAGCCGGGGCACGGTTGAGGTCGATGCGCATTCAAATGCCCTGATTATTCAGGCAACGCCTGACGATGTCCGCAAACTGGTCAAGCTGGCAGAGTACCTTGACCGCCCCAGCAAGCAGGTTCGCCTGCGGGCACACATTGTGGAGACCACAAGCAAGGTCGCCCGTGATCTTGGCATCCAGTGGGGCGGCGGCGCAAAAGTTGCCAACGGAGACAACAGTCTCTTTGTTTTGCCCGGCGGCACCGGAGGCTCCAAAACAAGCAGCCCCATTACAACAGATGGTGTTGTCCCAAACCTGAATGATGGGAAAACAGGCAACTCCGGGCATGGTCCCGCAATGGATTTTGTTCCGTCCACCTTCCCCAGTAATGGCAACGGGCTGTCCCTCGGACTGCTTTTTGGCACCATTGGCGGCAATATTCTGGAAGCCCAGCTTTCTGCTTTGGAAGAAGACAACAAACTGCGTATTCTTTCCAGCCCCTCCATCACCACTCTGGACAACCAGACGGCCTTTACAGAGAACGGCGCAGAGGTGCCCTACATTTCTCTCGACGAAGCAGGCAACACCAATGTGGAATGGAAGGATGCCGTCCTGCGGCTGGAAATCACGCCTCACGTCATTGACGACAGCACCCTGAAGCTCAAAATCAGGGTGAAGAAAGACGAGGTCGACCTGAGCAACAAAGTGCAGGGCAATCCACTTATCGTCAAAAAACAGACCGAAACAACGCTCATCACCCGCAACAACGAAACTGTTGTTATTTCGGGCCTGACCAAGCGCACTCTGAGCAACAAGAACTCAGGTGTCCCGTATCTCAAGGACGTTCCCGGCCTTGGTCTACTCTTCTCTGGAGACAGCAAGAGCAATGACCTTGAGGAGGTCCTCATTTTCATCACTCCCAACATTCTGAGCCAGTGGATACAAGGCTCCCATCCCAAAAATGTAGAAGAGCTGGAAAAGGAATACGACGAGGATATGAAGAGGCAGGAAGAAGAAAAGAACGCCGCTGAGGACGCAGAGAAACCAGAGATTTCGGTCTCAGAAAAGACATCATAA
- a CDS encoding hybrid sensor histidine kinase/response regulator, whose product MPQPSLKGNILYLNSYHDGYSWSDSILQGLRTSLDPYRNVALQVEYMDFKKYELDFVSPMLRDLYKGKFKDRNFDAVILSDNNAVDFYLSYGEELFPDVPAVFCGLNDYDPALIQGRNMTGIAENFDVVFTLSLALQINPKRNHMVIIGDESTTGVAIRNQILAGVPELNKKLSVEYWSDFTMQELRKKVQRQSEETFYFFIPFYKEIQGRFYSAKDVLEIVADETSAPIYSSWEFLLGHGIVGGRMLSGERTGEAAGKLALKVLTGVPVREIPVVQSVPTEYMFDFKELKRLHIDEKLLPSDSIIINAPKAFYEIDRGVFWTIIVGFLLLMLITLFLVRNVARRRVAEMEMGNQLSFQEILMDTIPLLVTWKDRNQFYLGANKNFANFFGLSSPSQVIGRKDSALPGLRGFLEWGEPLDKKVFETEIPIRRQRCTVKSASGEVRILEVNKVPLLDEKGKIMGTLSTGEDVTKEANLEKQLLQSQKMEAIGTLAGGIAHDFNNILTSIINSTELAQLDVDSSTPAGQDLQRVLKAAMRGSELVKKILTFSRPSQEGFQYIHVEEVVRDAVGLLKASLPRNITVLTRFGEGLGPCLADPTQIHQVVMNLCTNAFHVLRENGGRLVISLEVENIDVEKSELHNLPLGRYIALTVADNGPGIRPEIVDKIFDPFFTTKGKAEGTGLGLAVVMGIVKNHKGGIEVVSTPGLRTAFTIRLPVALGQEQEQVKSVGPALPGHGRILFVEDDEDQLATIPRVLSQLGYEVDSAKDALTAEQILEQSTEAYDLVITDYDMPGMNGVQFAKELLRHRPELPVILVSGRERVVGAAKALENISRVIIKPYDRNLLSQAIRDILHGNA is encoded by the coding sequence ATGCCCCAGCCTTCTCTGAAAGGAAATATACTGTATCTCAATTCCTATCATGACGGCTATTCCTGGTCAGACAGCATCCTTCAGGGGCTTAGAACATCCCTTGATCCATACAGAAATGTTGCACTTCAGGTCGAATACATGGATTTCAAAAAGTATGAGCTTGATTTTGTGTCGCCCATGCTTCGTGACCTGTACAAGGGCAAGTTCAAGGACCGGAATTTTGATGCGGTCATCTTATCCGACAATAATGCTGTGGATTTTTATCTCAGCTATGGAGAAGAGCTGTTCCCGGATGTTCCTGCCGTTTTTTGCGGACTCAATGATTACGACCCTGCATTGATTCAGGGGCGAAATATGACCGGGATAGCAGAGAATTTTGACGTTGTGTTTACGCTTTCGCTTGCGCTTCAGATTAACCCCAAGCGAAACCACATGGTCATCATTGGTGATGAATCCACGACAGGCGTCGCCATTCGCAATCAGATTCTTGCTGGAGTCCCCGAGTTAAATAAAAAACTTTCGGTTGAATACTGGTCGGACTTTACCATGCAGGAGCTGCGCAAAAAGGTGCAGCGCCAGTCCGAGGAGACGTTTTATTTTTTCATTCCGTTTTATAAGGAAATTCAGGGGCGTTTCTACTCAGCAAAAGACGTTTTGGAGATCGTTGCTGATGAAACGTCTGCTCCAATCTACTCCAGCTGGGAATTTTTGCTGGGGCACGGCATTGTTGGCGGACGGATGCTGTCCGGAGAGCGCACAGGCGAAGCGGCAGGAAAGCTGGCTCTCAAGGTGCTGACGGGCGTGCCTGTTCGCGAAATCCCTGTTGTTCAGAGCGTGCCCACGGAATATATGTTTGATTTTAAGGAATTGAAGCGTCTGCATATTGACGAGAAGCTGCTTCCCTCAGACAGTATCATTATAAATGCACCGAAAGCCTTTTATGAGATTGACCGGGGCGTATTCTGGACAATCATTGTGGGCTTTTTGCTGCTCATGCTGATTACGCTCTTTTTGGTTCGCAATGTTGCCCGCCGCAGGGTGGCCGAAATGGAAATGGGCAATCAGCTTTCTTTTCAGGAAATCCTTATGGACACCATCCCGCTGCTGGTGACCTGGAAAGATCGCAACCAGTTTTATCTTGGTGCGAACAAGAATTTTGCAAACTTCTTTGGTCTGTCGTCTCCGAGTCAGGTCATTGGGCGAAAGGACTCCGCACTTCCGGGTTTGCGAGGCTTTCTGGAATGGGGAGAACCACTGGACAAGAAAGTTTTTGAAACGGAAATCCCGATTCGCCGCCAGCGTTGCACCGTGAAAAGTGCAAGCGGTGAAGTTCGCATCCTTGAGGTGAACAAGGTGCCGCTTCTGGATGAGAAAGGGAAGATCATGGGCACGCTCTCCACCGGAGAGGACGTGACCAAGGAAGCGAATCTTGAGAAGCAGCTGCTCCAGTCGCAAAAGATGGAAGCCATTGGTACTCTGGCTGGCGGCATCGCTCATGACTTTAATAATATACTCACCTCAATCATCAACTCCACGGAGCTGGCCCAGCTTGATGTCGATTCCAGCACTCCCGCCGGGCAGGATCTCCAGCGTGTGCTCAAGGCTGCCATGCGGGGCAGTGAGCTGGTGAAGAAAATTTTGACCTTTAGCCGTCCCTCGCAGGAAGGCTTTCAGTATATCCATGTCGAAGAGGTTGTCCGCGATGCTGTGGGCCTGCTCAAGGCATCGCTCCCGCGCAACATTACGGTGCTGACCCGCTTTGGCGAGGGGCTTGGTCCCTGTCTGGCTGATCCAACACAAATTCACCAGGTGGTTATGAACCTGTGTACCAATGCTTTCCACGTGTTACGGGAGAATGGAGGGCGTCTGGTTATCAGTCTGGAGGTGGAAAACATTGATGTAGAAAAGTCGGAGTTGCACAATTTGCCTCTGGGGCGGTACATAGCCCTCACTGTTGCGGACAATGGTCCCGGCATACGGCCGGAGATTGTTGACAAGATTTTTGATCCCTTCTTTACGACCAAGGGTAAGGCTGAAGGCACGGGCCTTGGCTTGGCCGTGGTGATGGGTATCGTGAAAAACCACAAGGGTGGAATAGAAGTCGTGAGTACGCCGGGACTGCGGACTGCATTCACGATTCGTCTTCCTGTTGCCCTTGGACAGGAGCAGGAACAGGTCAAAAGCGTTGGCCCGGCATTGCCGGGGCATGGACGCATTTTATTTGTTGAGGATGACGAGGACCAGCTTGCGACGATCCCCCGAGTTCTTTCTCAGCTTGGCTATGAGGTTGATTCTGCAAAAGATGCCCTGACTGCTGAACAAATTCTCGAGCAAAGCACCGAAGCCTATGATCTTGTCATAACGGATTATGACATGCCCGGCATGAATGGAGTGCAGTTTGCCAAAGAGCTGCTCAGGCACCGCCCCGAACTTCCGGTTATTCTCGTCTCTGGACGGGAACGGGTCGTGGGTGCTGCCAAGGCTCTCGAAAATATTTCGCGCGTAATTATTAAACCTTATGACCGAAATCTTCTTTCACAGGCAATAAGGGATATTTTGCATGGCAATGCTTGA
- a CDS encoding sigma-54-dependent transcriptional regulator, with protein MAMLDDSNVFGNILVIDDDQEVCGTMKSLLTRMLLHCETVSTLRGGLEKLRSQNFDVVFLDVRLPDGNGLDALGEIKALEDSPEVIILTGQGDPDGAELAIQGGVWDYLVKPTPIKQTMLSVQRALKYREEKRAESPVVAMNLDNMIGYSSGMHRIFDLMAQSARSLSATLITGETGTGKELTARTIHENSGRRTGRFVVLDCASLTETLVESTLFGHRRGAFTGADKDRTGLIKMADGGTLFLDEIGELPLNVQKSFLRVLQEKRFRPVGSLQEETSDFRLIAATNRNLENRVHEGKFREDLLFRLKTIAIELPPLRERIEDIKPLSLHHITRLCEQYKVPVKGFGSDFFEVLGSYRWPGNVRELFNVLERAFVASGQEKTLYAMHLPQDIRIKVAKATLGEAREDGAAEGPQSPLEQEARSAAAGLESLMTGDLPDLRMFKSLMEKQYLQTLIERCDGDLNQILRISGLSRSHYYALLKKSGLSAK; from the coding sequence ATGGCAATGCTTGATGACTCAAACGTATTTGGCAACATTCTGGTCATTGATGATGATCAGGAAGTTTGTGGAACCATGAAAAGCCTGCTGACGCGGATGCTCCTTCACTGCGAGACCGTGTCGACCCTTCGGGGTGGGCTGGAAAAACTCAGAAGCCAGAATTTCGACGTCGTCTTTTTGGATGTCCGCCTGCCGGATGGAAATGGACTGGATGCCCTGGGTGAAATCAAGGCACTGGAAGATTCTCCGGAGGTTATCATTCTGACGGGGCAGGGCGACCCTGATGGAGCGGAACTCGCTATCCAGGGTGGCGTTTGGGACTATCTGGTGAAGCCGACGCCTATCAAGCAGACAATGCTCAGCGTGCAGCGGGCATTGAAATATCGTGAAGAGAAGCGGGCAGAATCGCCTGTTGTCGCGATGAACCTTGATAACATGATTGGCTACAGCTCTGGAATGCACCGGATTTTTGACCTGATGGCGCAGTCGGCCCGCTCGCTGTCTGCGACTCTCATCACAGGCGAAACCGGAACTGGTAAGGAGCTGACGGCCCGAACCATTCACGAAAACAGTGGGCGTCGGACAGGGCGCTTTGTGGTTCTGGACTGTGCATCGCTGACGGAAACTCTTGTTGAGAGCACGCTTTTTGGTCATCGCCGTGGCGCCTTTACGGGGGCGGACAAAGACCGGACTGGTCTTATCAAGATGGCGGATGGTGGCACACTGTTTCTTGATGAAATTGGTGAACTGCCACTGAATGTGCAGAAATCATTTTTGCGTGTTCTTCAGGAAAAGCGTTTTCGTCCGGTTGGCTCCCTGCAGGAGGAGACCAGCGACTTTCGTTTGATTGCTGCCACGAATCGAAATTTGGAAAATCGGGTGCACGAGGGCAAGTTCCGGGAAGATTTACTCTTTCGGCTCAAGACCATTGCGATCGAACTTCCGCCGCTGCGAGAGCGTATTGAAGACATTAAACCCTTGTCTCTACACCACATAACGCGGCTGTGTGAACAGTATAAAGTTCCTGTAAAGGGCTTTGGGTCCGATTTCTTCGAGGTACTTGGGTCCTACCGGTGGCCTGGAAACGTACGTGAGTTATTTAATGTCCTCGAAAGAGCTTTTGTTGCATCTGGCCAGGAAAAAACGCTGTATGCAATGCATCTTCCGCAGGACATCCGCATTAAGGTTGCCAAGGCAACCCTGGGAGAAGCCCGCGAAGATGGCGCAGCAGAGGGTCCCCAAAGCCCTCTGGAGCAGGAAGCTCGTTCTGCAGCTGCCGGACTGGAAAGTCTCATGACCGGAGACCTTCCTGACTTGCGGATGTTTAAGTCGCTGATGGAAAAGCAGTACCTCCAGACGCTTATTGAGCGCTGTGACGGTGACCTGAATCAGATTCTAAGAATCTCAGGCCTGTCTCGCTCGCACTACTATGCGCTTCTCAAGAAGTCTGGGCTTTCAGCAAAGTAA